The proteins below come from a single Acinonyx jubatus isolate Ajub_Pintada_27869175 chromosome A1, VMU_Ajub_asm_v1.0, whole genome shotgun sequence genomic window:
- the PRKAA1 gene encoding 5'-AMP-activated protein kinase catalytic subunit alpha-1 isoform X7 translates to MRRLSSWRKMATAEKQKHDGRVKIGHYILGDTLGVGTFGKVKVGKHELTGHKVAVKILNRQKIRSLDVVGKIRREIQNLKLFRHPHIIKLYQVISTPSDIFMVMEYVSGGELFDYICKNGRLDEKESRRLFQQILSGVDYCHRHMVVHRDLKPENVLLDAHMNAKIADFGLSNMMSDGEFLRTSCGSPNYAAPEVISGRLHLFSGDCSIIRILISQFTDHRH, encoded by the exons ATGCGCAGACTCAGTTCCTGGAGAAAGATGGCGACAGCCGAGAAGCAGAAACACGACGGGCGGGTGAAGATCGGCCACTACATCCTGGGGGACACGCTGGGGGTCGGCACCTTCGGCAAAGTGAAGG TTGGCAAACATGAATTGACTGGACACAAAGTTGCTGTGAAGATACTCAATCGACAGAAGATTCGAAGCCTTGATGTGGTAGGAAAAATCCGCAGAGAAATTCAGAACCTCAAGCTTTTCAGGCATCCTCATATAATTAAACT GTACCAGGTCATCAGTACACCATCTGATATTTTCATGGTGATGGAATATGTCTCAGGAGGAGAGCTATTTGATTATATCTGTAAAAATGGAAGG CTGGATGAAAAAGAAAGTCGGCGTCTGTTTCAACAGATCCTTTCTGGTGTGGATTACTGTCACAGGCATATGGTGGTCCATAGAGATTTGAAGCCTGAAAATGTCCTGCTTGATGCACACATGAATGCAAAGATAGCTGATTTTG gTCTTTCAAACATGATGTCAGATGGTGAATTTTTAAGAACAAGCTGTGGCTCACCCAACTACGCTGCACCAGAAGTAATTTCAGGAAG acttcatttattttctggagaCTGCAGTATTATAAGAATTCTAATCTCTCAATTTACTGACCACCGGCATTGA